One region of Emys orbicularis isolate rEmyOrb1 chromosome 6, rEmyOrb1.hap1, whole genome shotgun sequence genomic DNA includes:
- the LOC135880661 gene encoding relaxin-3-like, protein MGLRLWVLCAGLLLAGLPAELGAQRAPDAAAVPRGGPGGEYGVKLCGREFIRAVIFTCGGSRWKRLALQAGEPLPGADSAQATSNKELENLKLQSFVGPGVEQLQRASVPLGQLTLKDLFSLYDYNEYVPMSDDFSEYVRQVEDAAWKNRSGTGIANPMGSNSFPWAKYPRRKRDFSMGVAGVCCKWGCTKAEISTLC, encoded by the exons ATGGGGCTGAGGCTGTGGGTGCTGTGCGCGGGGCTGCTGTTAGCGGGACTGCCGGCGGAGCTGGGCGCACAGCGCGCCCCGGATGCAGCAGCGGTGCCCCGGGGCGGGCCGGGCGGCGAGTACGGGGTGAAGCTGTGCGGCCGGGAGTTCATCCGCGCCGTGATCTTCACCTGCGGCGGGTCCCGCTGGAAGCGATTGGCCCTGCAGGCGGGGGAGCCGCTGCCTGGCGCTG atTCTGCTCAAGCCACCAGTAACAAAGAACTGGAGAACTTGAAGTTGCAGTCATTCGTAGGTCCTGgagtggagcagctgcagagagcCAGTGTACCACTTGGACAGCTGACATTGAAGGATTTGTTTAGTTTATATGATTATAATGAGTACGTACCCATGTCAGATGACTTCAGTGAATATGTTCGCCAGGTTGAGGATGCTGCCTGGAAGAACAGAAGTGGAACAGGGATTGCCAATCCCATGGGGTCAAACAGTTTTCCTTGGGCCAAGTATCCTAGAAGAAAACGAGACTTctcaatgggggtggcaggagtgTGCTGCAAATGGGGCTGTACCAAAGCTGAGATCAGTACACTATGCTGA